Proteins encoded by one window of Candidatus Saccharibacteria bacterium:
- the murJ gene encoding murein biosynthesis integral membrane protein MurJ: MNNILKKINKSRTLGVAAFLISLSYLLSRVLGLLRDRMLAANFGVSASTDAYTAAFRIPDLLFTLLVSGAFAVAFIPVFIGHIEKKQQQEAWHMTNALTTLLLLATTIFGLLAFIFANPLVSLLTPGFNAQQHALTVTLARIMLVTPTLFALASVFGGIQQSFNRFALFAFASVFYNVGIIIGILLAPKLFPAHPIYGVAWGVVGGTVMQAVIQFLGTLGLGWRFSFSLDFLNKDVIQVVKLMVPRSLDLGIDQVNWIIQTAIASRLTTGSLAAYYYANNLKNVPVALFGSAIATAAFPSLIRAVKSKDKSHLPAILVRDIGYILFLTIPSAAIAVVMRGYIVRLLFGFGDQATADTLGWLAGVIIAQSLYFMVARVFYAFENTITPLLTSLSSIVINIILSFVLSAKFGISGMAIALSISTLYELVLLVVILQVRYKHIGLKSILIKFAKISLASAAMTSVLYYLVSQILPLYKNDVGFTNIAPKFMILSVVGIGVYLGVAKVLRLKEVDKVIKKALHPLRRVRRLYGSNS, encoded by the coding sequence ATGAACAACATTCTAAAAAAGATCAACAAATCGCGCACGCTCGGAGTAGCGGCCTTTTTAATTTCACTTAGTTATTTACTAAGTAGAGTTTTGGGTTTATTGCGCGATCGTATGTTGGCAGCTAACTTTGGTGTATCTGCCAGTACCGATGCCTACACGGCTGCTTTTCGAATCCCGGACCTTTTATTTACCCTGCTTGTGTCGGGAGCCTTTGCTGTAGCTTTCATACCAGTTTTTATTGGCCACATTGAGAAAAAACAACAGCAAGAGGCCTGGCATATGACCAACGCTTTAACCACCTTACTGTTGTTAGCTACAACTATCTTTGGGCTGTTGGCGTTTATCTTTGCCAACCCGCTGGTAAGTCTTTTAACGCCCGGCTTCAATGCCCAGCAGCACGCACTAACTGTTACCTTGGCACGCATAATGCTGGTTACACCAACTCTGTTTGCCCTAGCCAGCGTGTTTGGTGGTATCCAGCAATCTTTTAATAGGTTTGCGCTGTTTGCTTTTGCAAGCGTCTTTTATAACGTTGGTATAATTATCGGCATTTTGTTGGCGCCTAAGCTATTTCCGGCTCACCCCATATATGGCGTTGCCTGGGGGGTTGTTGGTGGTACAGTCATGCAGGCCGTGATCCAGTTTTTGGGCACGCTGGGTTTAGGCTGGCGCTTTAGCTTTAGTCTCGACTTCTTAAATAAAGATGTTATTCAGGTGGTTAAGCTTATGGTACCACGCTCGCTAGATCTTGGGATCGATCAGGTTAATTGGATTATCCAGACCGCAATTGCCTCACGGCTAACAACCGGTAGCCTGGCGGCCTATTACTATGCCAATAACCTTAAAAATGTGCCGGTAGCGCTATTTGGCTCAGCAATTGCAACCGCAGCTTTCCCAAGTTTAATAAGAGCTGTAAAGTCTAAGGATAAGTCCCATCTCCCAGCTATTTTGGTACGCGACATTGGCTACATTCTGTTTCTAACCATACCATCGGCAGCTATTGCGGTAGTTATGCGCGGCTATATAGTGCGCCTGCTTTTTGGCTTTGGCGACCAAGCCACCGCCGACACCCTTGGCTGGTTAGCGGGCGTAATCATTGCCCAGAGCCTATATTTCATGGTGGCCCGGGTATTTTATGCCTTCGAAAATACGATAACACCACTTTTAACCAGCTTATCTTCGATTGTGATCAACATAATTTTGAGTTTTGTATTGTCGGCTAAATTTGGGATCTCGGGCATGGCAATAGCACTGTCGATATCAACGCTATACGAGCTAGTTTTGCTTGTCGTAATCCTTCAGGTTCGCTATAAGCATATTGGCCTTAAGTCAATACTAATTAAATTTGCTAAGATTTCATTGGCTAGTGCGGCTATGACATCTGTACTGTATTACCTGGTGAGTCAGATATTACCACTCTACAAAAACGATGTTGGGTTTACGAATATTGCACCAAAATTTATGATTCTATCGGTTGTAGGTATTGGGGTCTACCTCGGGGTGGCTAAGGTGCTCAGGCTCAAAGAGGTCGATAAGGTTATCAAAAAAGCTCTGCATCCATTGCGTCGGGTAAGGCGATTGTATGGATCGAATTCGTAA
- a CDS encoding ATP-dependent metallopeptidase FtsH/Yme1/Tma family protein, which produces MKRIPKNVIYIVLGLLVIGAFLYFSTTTPQKPAQVSLSKVIDQANQGQVESIELTGDQLVINLKDGSKEQAFKESNTSLKDYGIDYNKVKVEPKNPNDGSGKWIDIALAFIPVLLIIGFFYFIMRQAQGSNNQAMSFGKSKARVFGMEKEKVKFADVAGAIEAKTELQEIVEFLKYPGKFEALGAKIPKGVLLFGSPGTGKTLLARAVAGEADVPFFSISGSEFVEMFVGVGASRVRDLFNKAKKNAPCIIFIDEIDAVGRQRGTGLGGGHDEREQTLNQILVEMDGFEQGTNVIVMAATNRPDVLDPALLRPGRFDRRITLDAPDMKAREEILEVHTKNKPLEAEVKLREIARKTPGVSGADLANIANEAAILAARQNRKKVSQADLHEAVEKVALGPERKSHILNDEEKKITAYHEAGHALLSHLLAHCHSVHKVSIVSRGMAGGVTWSLPEEDKHLHSVADFKDDIAMSLGGRTAEKIVFNEITTGAESDLKHANELARRMVTEYGMTDSLKNRFFGEVDNSIFLGRTMGEGRQYSEEIASKIDNEVAKIIDEGSQRASEVITKNRQQLDLIAKTLIEKETLEGPEFEKLFASLDKKAPPKDIDTALGPHQEV; this is translated from the coding sequence ATGAAAAGAATACCCAAGAACGTTATCTATATAGTTTTAGGTTTGCTAGTAATTGGTGCCTTTTTGTATTTCTCAACTACCACTCCTCAAAAACCCGCCCAAGTTAGCTTGAGCAAGGTTATTGATCAGGCTAACCAAGGCCAAGTAGAAAGCATTGAGCTTACCGGCGACCAGCTCGTAATAAATCTGAAAGACGGCAGCAAAGAACAGGCTTTCAAAGAAAGCAACACCAGCCTCAAAGACTACGGCATAGACTACAATAAAGTAAAAGTTGAACCCAAGAATCCAAACGACGGCTCGGGCAAATGGATCGACATTGCGCTGGCCTTTATTCCAGTTTTGCTAATAATTGGCTTTTTTTACTTTATAATGCGCCAAGCTCAAGGGTCTAACAACCAGGCTATGAGCTTTGGTAAATCCAAAGCCAGAGTTTTTGGCATGGAAAAAGAGAAAGTTAAGTTTGCCGATGTGGCTGGTGCTATTGAGGCTAAGACTGAGCTGCAAGAGATTGTGGAGTTTTTGAAGTACCCTGGCAAATTTGAAGCCTTGGGTGCCAAGATTCCCAAGGGCGTGCTGTTGTTTGGTAGCCCGGGTACTGGTAAGACCTTACTGGCTCGCGCTGTTGCCGGTGAGGCCGATGTGCCATTCTTTAGCATATCTGGTTCGGAATTTGTGGAGATGTTTGTAGGGGTGGGTGCTAGCCGCGTGCGTGATTTATTTAACAAGGCCAAAAAGAATGCGCCCTGCATAATCTTTATTGACGAGATCGATGCAGTTGGTCGCCAGCGTGGCACTGGCCTGGGTGGTGGTCACGATGAGCGCGAGCAAACCCTGAATCAAATTTTGGTTGAAATGGACGGTTTTGAACAAGGCACCAATGTGATAGTAATGGCAGCTACCAACCGCCCCGATGTGCTCGACCCAGCCTTACTTCGACCAGGTCGCTTTGACCGTCGCATTACCCTCGACGCTCCCGACATGAAAGCCCGTGAAGAGATTCTGGAGGTTCACACCAAAAACAAGCCACTCGAGGCCGAGGTTAAGTTACGCGAGATTGCTCGCAAAACCCCCGGCGTTTCGGGAGCCGATTTGGCCAATATTGCCAACGAAGCTGCTATTTTGGCTGCTCGCCAAAACCGTAAAAAGGTTAGTCAGGCCGATCTGCACGAGGCAGTCGAAAAAGTTGCTTTGGGCCCAGAGCGCAAGAGCCACATTCTAAACGACGAAGAAAAGAAAATCACGGCTTATCACGAGGCTGGCCATGCCTTGCTGAGTCATCTATTGGCGCACTGCCATTCGGTTCACAAAGTTAGCATTGTTAGTCGCGGTATGGCCGGCGGTGTTACTTGGAGCCTGCCAGAAGAAGATAAGCATCTGCACTCGGTGGCGGATTTCAAAGATGACATTGCTATGAGCTTAGGTGGACGCACGGCCGAAAAAATTGTGTTCAACGAAATTACCACTGGAGCTGAAAGTGATCTGAAGCATGCCAACGAGCTGGCTCGCCGAATGGTGACCGAATATGGCATGACCGATAGTCTCAAGAATCGCTTCTTTGGCGAGGTCGATAATTCGATATTCCTGGGGCGCACCATGGGCGAAGGCCGACAATATTCCGAAGAGATTGCCTCTAAGATAGATAACGAAGTAGCCAAGATTATCGACGAAGGCAGCCAGCGTGCCAGCGAGGTGATTACCAAGAATCGCCAGCAACTCGATTTGATTGCTAAGACTTTGATAGAAAAAGAAACTCTTGAGGGGCCAGAGTTCGAAAAACTTTTTGCTAGTCTAGACAAAAAAGCTCCACCCAAAGACATCGACACGGCACTCGGCCCGCACCAAGAAGTTTAG